Proteins encoded by one window of Haematobia irritans isolate KBUSLIRL chromosome 2, ASM5000362v1, whole genome shotgun sequence:
- the LOC142224158 gene encoding uncharacterized protein LOC142224158 isoform X2, with the protein MKIMRTAFLLATLLLVASVWAEEEKQPAGAEEKQVEAKADDGKKSADATDETTKTKRGLHHYEDYHHHHHYPIHEHKTLTIVKKVPYPVPVEKHVHVPVEKHVPVPVEVKVPKPYPVVKHVPYEVKEIVKVPHEIPAPYPVEKKVPVPVHVPYDRPVPVKVYVPAPYPVEKKVHVPVKVHVPAPYPVEKKVPYPVKVHVPVEKPYPVEKVVHYPVKVPVEKPVPYHVEKPVPYHVEKPVPVPVIKKVPVPVHVPYDRPVPVHVEKPVPYEVKVHVPAPYPVVKEIPVKVEKNVPYPVHVPYEKPVPVHLEKHVPEYHEKHITYKEPEFIHKKIEDHHHHHIESHHEAAIHEDHEHH; encoded by the exons ATGAAAATAATG CGAACAGCATTTCTGCTCGCTACACTCCTTTTGGTAGCCAGCGTTTGGGCCGAAGAAGAAAAGCAACCAGCCGGAGCTGAAGAAAAACAAGTCGAAGCTAAAGCTGATGATGGTAAAAAATCCGCCGATGCCACCGATGAAACCACAAAAACCAAACGTGGCCTTCATCATTATGAAGattatcaccatcatcatcactaTCCAATTCATGAGCACAAAACTTTAACCATTGTCAAGAAGGTACCCTACCCAGTGCCGGTAGAGAAACATGTACATGTACCCGTTGAGAAACATGTGCCCGTACCCGTTGAGGTGAAAGTGCCCAAACCATATCCAGTGGTCAAGCATGTACCCTACGAAGTAAAGGAAATTGTTAAAGTACCTCATGAGATACCAGCTCCATATCCAGTGGAAAAGAAAGTCCCAGTACCAGTACATGTTCCCTATGATCGTCCAGTCCCAGTTAAGGTATACGTGCCAGCACCATATCCAGTCGAGAAGAAGGTTCATGTCCCAGTTAAAGTGCATGTACCAGCACCATATCCCGTAGAGAAGAAGGTACCCTATCCAGTAAAGGTTCATGTTCCCGTAGAGAAACCATATCCAGTGGAAAAGGTGGTTCATTATCCAGTTAAAGTACCTGTAGAGAAACCAGTACCCTATCATGTTGAGAAACCAGTTCCATATCATGTTGAGAAACCTGTTCCAGTACCCGTTATCAAAAAGGTGCCAGTTCCCGTTCATGTACCCTATGACAGACCCGTGCCAGTACATGTTGAAAAACCAGTGCCCTATGAAGTTAAAGTACATGTACCAGCCCCCTACCCCGTTGTCAAAGAAATTCCAGTTAAAGTAgagaaaaatgttccatatcCCGTCCATGTACCCTATGAAAAACCCGTCCCAGTTCATTTGGAGAAACACGTACCCGAATACCATGAAAAACATATCACCTACAAGGAACCCGAATTCATTCACAAGAAAATCGaggatcatcatcatcatcacatcGAAAGCCATCACGAAGCAGCCATCCATGAGGATCACGAG CATCACTAA
- the LOC142224158 gene encoding uncharacterized protein LOC142224158 isoform X1 yields MKIMRTAFLLATLLLVASVWAEEEKQPAGAEEKQVEAKADDGKKSADATDETTKTKRGLHHYEDYHHHHHYPIHEHKTLTIVKKVPYPVPVEKHVHVPVEKHVPVPVEVKVPKPYPVVKHVPYEVKEIVKVPHEIPAPYPVEKKVPVPVHVPYDRPVPVKVYVPAPYPVEKKVHVPVKVHVPAPYPVEKKVPYPVKVHVPVEKPYPVEKVVHYPVKVPVEKPVPYHVEKPVPYHVEKPVPVPVIKKVPVPVHVPYDRPVPVHVEKPVPYEVKVHVPAPYPVVKEIPVKVEKNVPYPVHVPYEKPVPVHLEKHVPEYHEKHITYKEPEFIHKKIEDHHHHHIESHHEAAIHEDHEVDYGHSYGGHYGYGGHHEYGHHF; encoded by the exons ATGAAAATAATG CGAACAGCATTTCTGCTCGCTACACTCCTTTTGGTAGCCAGCGTTTGGGCCGAAGAAGAAAAGCAACCAGCCGGAGCTGAAGAAAAACAAGTCGAAGCTAAAGCTGATGATGGTAAAAAATCCGCCGATGCCACCGATGAAACCACAAAAACCAAACGTGGCCTTCATCATTATGAAGattatcaccatcatcatcactaTCCAATTCATGAGCACAAAACTTTAACCATTGTCAAGAAGGTACCCTACCCAGTGCCGGTAGAGAAACATGTACATGTACCCGTTGAGAAACATGTGCCCGTACCCGTTGAGGTGAAAGTGCCCAAACCATATCCAGTGGTCAAGCATGTACCCTACGAAGTAAAGGAAATTGTTAAAGTACCTCATGAGATACCAGCTCCATATCCAGTGGAAAAGAAAGTCCCAGTACCAGTACATGTTCCCTATGATCGTCCAGTCCCAGTTAAGGTATACGTGCCAGCACCATATCCAGTCGAGAAGAAGGTTCATGTCCCAGTTAAAGTGCATGTACCAGCACCATATCCCGTAGAGAAGAAGGTACCCTATCCAGTAAAGGTTCATGTTCCCGTAGAGAAACCATATCCAGTGGAAAAGGTGGTTCATTATCCAGTTAAAGTACCTGTAGAGAAACCAGTACCCTATCATGTTGAGAAACCAGTTCCATATCATGTTGAGAAACCTGTTCCAGTACCCGTTATCAAAAAGGTGCCAGTTCCCGTTCATGTACCCTATGACAGACCCGTGCCAGTACATGTTGAAAAACCAGTGCCCTATGAAGTTAAAGTACATGTACCAGCCCCCTACCCCGTTGTCAAAGAAATTCCAGTTAAAGTAgagaaaaatgttccatatcCCGTCCATGTACCCTATGAAAAACCCGTCCCAGTTCATTTGGAGAAACACGTACCCGAATACCATGAAAAACATATCACCTACAAGGAACCCGAATTCATTCACAAGAAAATCGaggatcatcatcatcatcacatcGAAAGCCATCACGAAGCAGCCATCCATGAGGATCACGAGGTGGATTATGGTCATAGTTATGGTGGCCACTATGGATATGGTGGTCATCATGAATACGGCCATCATTTCTAG